Part of the Hevea brasiliensis isolate MT/VB/25A 57/8 chromosome 16, ASM3005281v1, whole genome shotgun sequence genome is shown below.
ctattattactacaatttcatgccaatggttattcgataagtttagagttacttacctATTGGTAAATGCACATTGCCAttagcaagctacccttaaaaaagggtcttctcttctagtatggcaatgatatccctggcttactcccgtttagctccatataagcttcgcgcaaatgccctctttggtacttaccttagggctacttaccaatttttatttgtaataaaaaataaagaaaacaaagaaaaataataaaagtacgagagacagaaactaaatatgtgcagagttgtgtatcccctcaaattaaacatgattatataatctatatgaacatataaaataaattgaagacaaagagcatagaattaaaatattgtgtggcatagatcttgaaaagaaaacaataaaaactgacctttcagaaatcttgtatgaaaatcttcttgaagaaaagaaaaaatatggaaaactcaaagagtcttgaatatctctaaatttcctatatctctaaattttctcttcctctttcctcccatccttttcttcccttctctagtagggtatttatagggttttggaagaGAGTTGTGATagagtttggagtcttagggtgatagagtttagatgacttaaacaactatgattgcagaattcgaataagactgggatatgggtgaggtgtttcaaccaatagtaagacaggaaaaaatggaaggcaccaatagggagtgacgaAGATGTGTGGTAGGGTTTAGAGTCCTAgtttgataaagttcagataacttaaatgactgggattgatgaatttggatgagactggaatataGGTGAGGTGTtctaaccaataggaagagaggaaaatgggatgacaccaatagggagtgaggaagaaagtggggccaaggaggagagagatattttgttattttaattttcagaaaataattaaatgggtcccatttaaaattcctaactaggttttcttaggcccatggagcccaattaaacttaattagatccatttaagaactacccatattaaatttaaacaaaataaaattttatttaaatttaattaaattaatttcctcaaaactttattattattattattattatttttcaagatcatgccacgaaattaataattcagctccatacctccaattacatcttacagtcatataatttttcatcatcgagtttcccacagcctcaatacacatactcatcacaaaataagggtctatatatatatatatatatatatatatatatatatatatatatatatatatatatatatatatatattgttatgaaaatattaatttaacacAATGAATGAgatagaaataaataaatagtctaattaaaaaaatattttatataaaaaaatctgATTGttacataaaaatattaattagagagtattaggaattaattaaaagttaaattagcaataaaaaatttaaaacagtTAAACAACTTTATCTAAACTACTTTTTTTCTAATACTTTTCTAAAAACCACTTTTTCTAGCCTCCAACTACAATTCCAAATAGGTCTTAAATGAGTTTGGGAATGAATATTTTATATAGTATTACATATTTAATAGTGAGTCGTTAATGTTTTTTCCCTTtgcattgaataaaaaaaaaattggtattttgagttAGCATGTAGATGATAAAAAAAGAGGATTTTTCTCACATCACAGATGATGTATGAGAGCATGAAAATCAGAGTGGAGCATGTTATGGAGAAAGGAAAGATAGGCGGTGAGTATATCACTAGCGATGAAGAGCGCCAAGCTTTCAATCAATGGACTCATAACTTCACGAGCCAAGATCATCCTACTGTTATTCAGGTTCGTATTTTCTCCACTATCAATATTCTTGCTCATAATTAGTCATGGTCACCGATTTATTCTGTGTCTATTTTAGATTTAAATCAATGTTTTAGTTTAATGTTTCAAGAAAATTAGAATCAAACTGTAAGATATCATCaactattaaatttaataattaaaattttttaattttttagtgaaAAAAAATGACTTTAAATTCAAAATCGATTTAAAGCGATTTCTATCTGACTTTAATTTTAGATTAAATCTACTTGATTTTGAGTCAATAACGGTCTGTTTTCATGACTACTTGTCACTATGATTTATTTGAATAATTTTAAATACACTAACAATTACATTATTCTTAAGCACAGGTTTTATTGGCAAATAACAGGAGCAAGGACGTTACCGGAAATTTTATGCCTAATCTTATTTATGTTTCTAGAGAGAAAAGCAGCACTTCACATCATCACTTCAAGGCTGGTGCCTTGAATGTTTTGGTATGCTATCCCACATTTTCaattagatttaaaaaaaaaaaattggacttgataatttaatattattttgattatattatttTGAAGCTACGAGTATCAGCTGTGATGACCAATGCACCCATAATCTTGACACTAGACTGTGACATGTATTCCAACGATCCACAGACACTTCTTCGAGTTTTGTGTTACTATTCGGATCCTGAAATTCGTTCCAAATATTCATATGTTCAATTTCCTCAGCATTTTCATGGGATCAACAAAAATGACATATATGCTTGTCAATTTAAACGATTGTTCGTAATTCAACCTATGGGGTTTGATGGGCTAGGGGGTTCCAATAATGTTGGAACCAACTTATTCTTCTCCAGGAGAGCATTCTTTGGTAGCCCATCCAATTTTATATCACCAGAAATTCCTGAGTTGAGCCCAGATCATTTGGTAGACAAGCCCATACAGTCCCCAGAAGTCTTGGCATTGGCTTATCATGTGGCAGGTTGCAATTATGAGAACCAAACTCCCTGGGGCTACAGGGTAAGTTTATTACCCGAGTTATTTGGTTTTCGAACCCAAAAATAAATCTTTGCCTAATTTAATTGTGGATGTAGATGGGCTTTCGATATGGTTCGTTGATTGAGGACTATTTTACGGGTTATCAACTACGTTGTGAGGGTTGGAGATCCATGTTTTGCAATCCAGATAGGCCAGCGTTTCTGGGGAATGCCCCCATAAGCTTGGTGGATTTGTTGACTCAACAGAAGCGGTGGGCTGTTGGCGACTTTGACGTGgccttctcaaaatacagcccaaTGATATATGGCATCAGACGTTTGGGTCTTCTCATGACGCTACTTTATTCACAGTATGCATTCTGGCCTATTTGGTCAATTCCGATAACCACATACGCTTTTCTCCCCCAGCTAGCTCTCATCAATCAAGTTCGCGTCTTCCCAAAGGTAGGCAACGTTTAAAATCATTAGGAAAAGTTCCAGAGCATATTTAATCGAAAAGAACATCTCCAAATGTCAAATTAAACACAATTTCATTGATTTAACCCTTCTGCAAGTTTCTTAGGGAATTGAAAAATGCATTGCAGGTCTCAGAACCATGGTTTCTGCTGTATCCATTTCTTTTCCTGGGGGCCTATTGGCAGGATTATTTCGACTTTGTCTCGGCTAATGGAACATTCCAAATGTGGTGGAATGATCAAAGGATTTGGACCATAAGAGGACTCACAAGTTTATGGTTTGGATCACTTGAATTCTTGCTCAAATCCTTGGGCATTTTGACACATGACTTCAGTTTGACCAGCAAAGTGGTTGATGATGAGCAAAGTAAAAGATACGACCAAGGGATCTTTGATTTTGGGGTTCCATCGCCCATGTTTGTGCCCCTAACAATGGCAGCATTGATAAACTTAGTGTCATTTATTATGGGGCTGGCAGAAGTTGTCAAAAGCAGCAATTTGGAGGGACTTCTAATCCAAATGTTCATAGCGGGATTTGGGGTTGTGAATTGTTGGCCAATCTATGAAGCAATGGTCTTCAGAAAGGATAAAGGAAAATTGCCTACCAAGATCACTCTCACTGCAGCATTTCTGACTTTGGCTCTTTACATTGCAGCTTCTTTCATTTTTAAGTAACAAAGGTTTGCTAATGTGATTTGCATATTTCCTTAATGATTCTGCTTTGTATTGCATCAGAAAGACAAATAAGATGGTAAAAAGCATACTGTCACTAGCTAATATATCCTTTTTGAAAACGAAATTAGTTCAAGTGCTTGTATTTGTAAAATCTAAGACGTATATTATCTGtattaaaaaaaatctttatttgataattttaaaaaataatagaagcatatataaaaataaatatatttttttttatttgactctctattaaattttattaaaatgaaaactttttttttattacttgtTGAGTTTTAGAAAATTTGAtagtattgaaattatttttagcaGTATATGATCTCAATTGAAActaaatgaatttaaaatattatattttataaaaaaaatttttaatcactCTCTATTGTATGTATGTCTAATTATTATTGGGTTGTTATTTTATGTCAAATATTAATATGAAATAActgatttattatataatttttttttaccctTAATTACAAGTTATTAAAGTTAATTAATCTGACAAGCTAATGATTAACTTATAATAAAAGCGTCTTTTTCTACCCCTTACAAGTAGGGATGGCAACGAATCGGATTTTTGTAGGTACCCGATTCGATCGAACCCTAATAGAATGAGTTTGGATAGTATATAATCGGGTTTGAGACGGGTccaaatttgaaatttaatacccGTGACGGATTGGGATTTGAAATTTAATACCCGTGACGGGTTCGAGTTTTATATATTGGGTATCCGTTACCTAAACccgtttatataaatttttaattaaagaaaaaatatattttttaataatatttataaatatttatattttatattttatataaaaataaaattgaaatattttatgaaattattaaaattttaaaatataaattactaataaaaataatattttatataaaatattaattaaatatataaaattaaatggattcAAGTATTTTTAGGGTAATAAAATTTAGTAATCTTTATCGTGATTCTTGTCCTTCTCCAGCACCTCATCAGGGCGAACCATATTTTTTTAAAgagttaaaatttaaatatattattattttaaaaataaaattacatattCAATGATGGATTCACTTATttgtgaaaaatatatttttttaaaattgaattaaatttaaacatgttaaaacttatttaaaattataagttgATCATTAATAAACTTATATTAatcttatatatattattaataaaattacacataCAAATAACTTatattatttcataaattaatcatttaatatttatttaaataataaataatcaattaaatatttaactttatctaataaattaaatcatacaataataataataataataataataataataataataatgataataataataacaacaacaacgtgaataaattagaaaaaaaaaaagttatgcgAAACGGAGCCCACCTTTGCATTCCTAAAATAAttgtaaaattaatattaaaattaactatttaattaatataactataaaaatattattattagaatattaactatttaattaaataaaaaatttatataaatatctatataaaattttaattttttttcacgggtaattattttatttgttataaatttatagcatttttttaaacaattttagGAATGAATAAACTTTGATTAAATATTAAAGTAACAAATACTTTATTGGTTATAGTTTTATAACTATTTGTTTTAAATTATTGATATTGATAAAAGTATAGAATTAatcattttttatatataaacaaattttcacttattttatttttattaaaaaataaaatatttttatattttattttcatatataacaaattaaaaatatatatttatgaaaaaaattaataaaattattaaaattgtaacacccttaatttttaaatttattattttatgggtaactattaatattttattttatttaaaatttgaaaaaattatttgaaattttttgaatttttaaaattgggttcaatttttcaaaaatataaaactttggtgatttttaaaaattaatttaaaaaccacgtggcaaaactaaaaatatatttagatcctacaaatttttttgagttttctaaaatttttcaaaatttttaggcctcattttttgttacaaggcagagtaaaaattcaatttcgggtaTTCTGAATCAAAACTTTCgaatcaaaccaaaccaaatcagACCGATTGAATCGAACCGGtcccttcttccttttcttccccGCTCTTCTCTCTCCTCGATGCCTCTCTTccctctctcgtttctctctcctccctccctcCGCACCGGCCATCGCTCTCCCACCCCTCCCCGTGCCGTCGCCGACTTTCTCCACCACTCTCCCGCTGCCGGCTGGCCTCCATGCCACAGGAAAACCACGCGGAAGTTTCCTCCATGTGCGCAAGCAGCTTCGACTTCCCAGGCCGATTCCGACCAATCCGGCTaccaatcggatcgggtcttATTCCAAAACACATTTACACCTCGAAAGCTTTCTATAGACACAAAGAACACAAAAATCTATGGAGCGGTTTATCTAATTTTTGCTCGAAAatttttagcctattttgacttttaGCTAGATTTTTCGAAAATCGTAAACCCCACTAAAAATCCGAGAttaccggagtgctccactcgaTAAGAGCTCGCGGCAATACCCAttttgaattttttcgacaccgtttttcgattggtacaacgaaacttcacagtattttttcgagcattaaatgaatttaaaaaattctgtaaaaattatatactaacgccctttttgtgggcttcgcgtaggtataTTCAATTCGCAAAAATTTGACAGTTACTCGGGTCTGTAATTTTGGGCCGGACAGGCAGACTACTGAGAAAGCTTCAAAACCGGGTTGAgagtataggctaccccacctatCACTAGGGGTGTGCAAATGGTCGGTTCGATTTCGAATAGAACTGAACTGATAAAACCgaaaatcgaaaataaaaaattttaaaaaccgaaccaaactgattcataagagaaaatcgaatcgaatcgaatcgaaccgataaatatcgattcaatttgattttaaaccAATCAAacctaaatttataaaatttcatatttttaacattaaatctaaatataaaacataaaaacaaaaaaaattagaaatcaaaagtaaaaaatcttaaggttcaattcagttttctttgattttggtttggttcgattcggtttgattcgattttctttcatttcctatatatattaataattttggttcggttcgttttttttttatttttatgaaaataatcgaaccgaatcgattaatcaaaattatgaaaattataaaccgaaccgaactgattgaattttaaaaccaaaccgattgaaccgaattgaatcagttcggttcggtttttcagtttaaaccgaaaactgctctcccctaccTATCACACCTTGCCCTTctttaaggcataacatgatcctgtaatatacctaataaattaccgaacttcacctatcgataactcattaaatacagtaCAAGGGattctaatagggtatgatttctcctttcagatacaccatttagctgtgttgttcctggaggagtcagctaggaaacaatgtcatgctctttcaagtattcatcaaattcaatactcaagtattcacctccacgatctgatcaaagagctttaatacttttttctgtttaattttctacttcagatttaaattctttgaacttttcaaaggattcatatttgtatttcaacaAATacgaatacccaaaccttgatttatcatcagtaaaggtaataaaataatgaaaactgcctccagctatttctttaaatgggctacatacatcactatgtattagttcctaaatattttcagctcttagtccttgtccaacaagggtgatctagtcattttgccctgaaggcaggattcacaggttggagtaggctcagagcccaatgaggataaaatccccattttatccagttttgtaatcctatcttctgcaatatgacctaatgttaagtgtcaaatatattttgaactctagttgattttcaccatggcattgcattcttttagattgcttacattagatttgtatttaactttattatctaaataataaaatccGTCATGCATATAACGCgaatcaatatatttattttgaaaataaatattataaacatcatttatgaactgaaattcataaccacctctagtcaaactagatatagaaatgatgttcttaaaaatatcaggtacatgcaaaaccttatttaaatacaaaacatgtccacacatgtataaagatttagatcatatggctaaggcttcaacagttgagccattgccaatccggagtctaatatctcgttactgcaagcttctattattggctacactctgggcagttcctattccagtgcTCATCATTCTggcagtagaaacactttcctttgcctttgtcagctttggtatttgttttttctatttggctatcttcttggaagatcctggaacttgaggtttcttttctaattgttcttcttcttgttggactttccaacagaagaagatgcaatcaaagctacctcttttcctttattactcggcattttcttttgggcaataaccagcatgttgagtaaactagccaaggtgcattcctgtttggtcatatggaaatttatcacaaaattcccaaaagactcaggaagggactgaaggatcaaatccgtctgcggttggaaatccatgttaaagtcaaaatgttctaactgctcaatcagccaaatcatcttgtggacatgatccccaatattctgtccttcagacattctcatgcagaatagctatctagatatctcatacctagcattcctgttgtgctcaccgtacaactcttgtaggtgaaggaggatctcactcgcactctgtatgttctcatattgcttctgtaactcattactcatagaggcaagcatgtaacacttggctctcatatcgtgctccttccacttgtccaaagtttcatgttcctcttgtgtggcctctggaggtaagggactaggaacctgtgagtctataacatatcctatatgttcaaggttcaggataagtttcaaatttcttagccaatcagatagattaagtcctgtcaacctattgcgatcaagtatgcttacaaggatattggatggtggtggttgttctgtgttcattattattagaaaattaactgcaaaaaataaccagattaattagtaaatgtattatatatttaaccaaaatgattatggtcttttaatcaaaattgtcctaccactaacttagcgaatcctacacttccaaagtagaaaacggaaatcctagttggatggatttccagtgggtgattgaattcttataatcctattgatcttcctcaggcacatccattattggaattacaataaattataagtgagcaactccttgcccatcacatctcatgtgaggttcaatcctttacctagcccctaatgctcaaaatcttaggcacatccattattgacttatcttgcattagttaagttgatcccattgacccAGTAaagatgcaaataattttaatgtcctcaagcacatccattattggccaccaaaccatttacatatttacaacatctcatgcttaacaattattcttaagaaaatctcttaaattaattgcatcatatgcaactatttaaaatttcttaaaataattgccccaatggagggcccatgttataattactttaattatagcatatccaacttaatcatttatttgaaagattttgtggtcgttctaattactattatggtctcactttacacattatccatttagcatgcatatatcatatacttgcataaattctcatacatctcatgcattcgtggataaacagtaaatatggtatgatcatggactttctaagggattcaattctgagccaccaagaattgaatcaaggcattcctaggggcatttcattcattcaattttacaaaagttactgaaggagtacataatcgacacttgatcttgaattcctcccactggtcccaccaatgctcttgacctccttgatcttcttgcaatccaattacatagtaatacttagcataccaaggcgaatttacaagaactaaataaatgaaattacaacccaaaattattacaaccttaataatacatgcccaaaaataaattaaaataaattaattaatttacaacccaaagaaacataaaagaaataaatccaatcacattggtcttttatagtccatgatcatccatcatgcatatcactatttaacaattaaataaaacatacatacttaaattaaattgaatatctcatattcaacttaaaaatccagatttgaatatgattcaaacaaatttaaaaattcagatttgaatctcattcaaacaaatttaaaaatccagatttgaatcatattcaaacaaatttaaaaattcagatttgaataacattcaaacaaatttaaaaaatttggatttgaatcatattcaaacaactttaaaaattcagatttgaatcacattcaaacaactttaaaaattcaggtttgaatcacaatcaaacaacttttaaaattcagatatgaatcaaaatttaattgtgtgattaaaactctaattaaaaaatttaattagacataggatgagcttttatatcatacaacaattgtaaattaaaaacccaaaccttgcgcacaccattggtgaccacaaagtgtgcgcaccaattGTGTTCATCACCAAGCTGCCACTTTTCCTttgtaaccagcaatggatctatcatctcatgatcaaaccacacaattaaatcatataatcaacaatctaaatgacaaatatagtggctttgataccaattgaacgaACGAAAGAGTGAAAAATCACAAGTTTagataattgaaattcaaaatttttcatctagggtcacatgtattatgcaagattcatttttatctatttgatttcaatgataaatagcatattaaaactcttttaatatatttttgaatctatatttgccatttaagattttagaattaacagattaattcattagaaccctagattagatcaagaacaagtgcactaacctttttgatgcattgcagtgtgtttgacacctttgggatgcgtctataggacaccagatattgtccctctagcttgtccacaccaaaatcacctatggcagctcttgaacagcttctaaagctttttctatgaattagaaaatcaagttttgccttttaagagattacagatgtaaacaggacactagaaataatttctaatatttttaattcaagagattgtttagtaatctctttgaattgatgagagatgaagaagaagagaagggagagcagccaagggttgcagcacaaagagatgaatggcagcttgtgtttttgttctttcatccttacacttatatagctaggtgaccacttaaaacccttgtcacatgtcaccctctgattggttctaggtttaattgacccaatcacattgtgccaagtgtcaaactatatttaatattgactttgatcatcttacatgaaattgacccaatcacattatgccaagtgtcaaacatatatttaatcttgactttgatcatcttacatgattaa
Proteins encoded:
- the LOC110649796 gene encoding cellulose synthase-like protein G3 — encoded protein: MMYESMKIRVEHVMEKGKIGGEYITSDEERQAFNQWTHNFTSQDHPTVIQVLLANNRSKDVTGNFMPNLIYVSREKSSTSHHHFKAGALNVLLRVSAVMTNAPIILTLDCDMYSNDPQTLLRVLCYYSDPEIRSKYSYVQFPQHFHGINKNDIYACQFKRLFVIQPMGFDGLGGSNNVGTNLFFSRRAFFGSPSNFISPEIPELSPDHLVDKPIQSPEVLALAYHVAGCNYENQTPWGYRMGFRYGSLIEDYFTGYQLRCEGWRSMFCNPDRPAFLGNAPISLVDLLTQQKRWAVGDFDVAFSKYSPMIYGIRRLGLLMTLLYSQYAFWPIWSIPITTYAFLPQLALINQVRVFPKVSEPWFLLYPFLFLGAYWQDYFDFVSANGTFQMWWNDQRIWTIRGLTSLWFGSLEFLLKSLGILTHDFSLTSKVVDDEQSKRYDQGIFDFGVPSPMFVPLTMAALINLVSFIMGLAEVVKSSNLEGLLIQMFIAGFGVVNCWPIYEAMVFRKDKGKLPTKITLTAAFLTLALYIAASFIFK